The genomic segment TAAAACTGCCTACATCAGCCACCACATCACCAAAGCCGTTGTTATAATGTAAATTATGTAAAATATCCGCTCTGCCCACGCTTTTTGCCACCACTTCTGCCAATGCCTCACTACAGCCAACGCCTTCGCACTACGACATCTTTAATTTTTACTACGTAAGCCCACGCTCCGAATTTGCATAAAAAAACTTCACAAAATCCTCACGTAGTCCAAGTGTTCCTACGCTCACATCTTTGCTCGTTTTTGTATACAACTCGTTCCTTGTTGTGAAGAACAAGTCATTTTAAAAACATAGGATTCTCTGCCACATCATCCGCCCCCAAATCCTATGTTTTTAAAACGTAAACCGATTGATGAAAACACTATCGTGTGAAACTACGGAAACTGGTCAGCTTATTTTTTAAATAAATAAAAAGTGTGTAGTTCCTTTGTTTACAGGAGAAAAACAGCCAAAAATAATAGTGCTTTTTTTCTGTCCTATTTTAAATCAACTCCTTGCAATACATTGCTAGCAAAGAGATGAAGTAAACGTATGTGTGTATATGGGCAAAATGTACCTTTTATTTTATAGTAAGTACAAAATAAAAAGAGGGGTGTTAGAAAGGTTGAGAAGCTTGTAGGAGCGAGAAACGAAAGCCCACACCCAAATTATGATATATACTATAGATGTTTTTGCAAAAACAAATTATTGAAAACGCTTTTATATATAACAGTAGAATCTAATAAAATGGAAACAGCGAACAAAAAAAGAACACCTTATGTATAGAATGATATTTTTAGTTTTAATGAGGTTAAAAACCTTGCTCACAAAAACAGAATCAAAATTTAGATAAATAAATAAAATAACACAACAAGAATATGAAGATAAAATTAAAAGAAGTAGAAGTAGAAATTGCTTGGTGGCAAGTAATGTTAATTATATTAGCTGTAGTCACAATAATGAAAATGAATCCAAATGAAGTGCTAGAATATTTAAAACCAATTATAGAAAAAATTAAGTTTAGTTAAAATGAGAAATTATATAACTCATATTTACAGACGTTCCGTATATGAGCCGTATATAAGCCGTATATGTTCCCACTAATCACGAGTACCAGTGTTCAATCAGTCCATAAAAAAAGCACCCTCAAAAGAGGATGCTTCCTTGGCAAAACAAGGGGTTTACAAATCAGAATACGTGTGTAACTTTCATTGTATTACCTTGCGATAATATATAATCTGTAGTGCCTACCTTTTGGTAAAACTCAATTCCTAAACAAGAAACTACACTTACTTCTGCATCTGTAACAGCTCCACCAGGAATCGTAGCCGTTAATGTGGTTGCAGTACTGTTCGCATCAAGCGCCTTTGTTGTGCTTGAAACTACCACACCTATACTGTTCTCATCTGGTACAGTAGGTTCATAAGTATTTACGCCATCATCATACACATAATCTGACACCAAACCAACAGCAGCTACTAATTTAAAATGCGTAGCACCTGCAGGCGCAACCACAAAATTAGCAGGTGTAAATGCAGCTATTGTATAAACCCGCATTATGCATTAGGAATAAACAAAAGGAGGACTTAAATTATTAATTTGGGAGAATAATCCGTCCATCCAAGGTCTTTTTTTAGTGTTCAAAGCAATCTTTAACACCTTTCTGTTAGCATGATTTACTGTCCAAGCTCCTAATGCAAAGCAATAGACTTTTAGGGTTTTTAAAGTTGCTCGATTATGATGATTTAAGGCAAAATGCCTAAACAAACTCATTAGGTTATAAGCCACCATAATGAATCTAAAGGAAGCCTCAGTTGCCCAAAAATTCTTTAAACAAAAGTTGTCCAATCCAAAGTCTTCTTTGAGTTCTTTGATTCTGTTTTCACAATCAGCTCTGGTGTTGTAGATATTCCAAACTTGGTCTAGGGGTAAATCTAGATTAGTTACATAGCAACTAAAACGATAACCAGGCAGATCATCAAAGAGTAATTTCCCTGCTGCTTTTGGACGATCTTCTACTTTCTTTTTTATGACAATATAGCGCCTTGACTTACCATCTGTATGGTTAAAAATCATCTCATTAAGCTCAATTCCTTTTGTGAGCTCTATCCAATTATCCAAACTCCAAACTGTATTTTTTATATTTGGATACATACGTGCTGCCATAATGTAATTGAGTTGTTTGCCTTCTAGATAATCTAATAAATCTTGTGTGTAAAAACCACTATCTGCACGAACTAAACCAACTCTTTTGTCCTTTAAAGCTTCATTGAAGGTTTCTTCCATAAACTCTTTACAGCTACTACTATCTGCTGTATTGCCTGGTCTTAACCAAGCATTGGCAACCATTCTGGTTTGGCTCACAAAGGCCATTAATGGGTGATGTGAGTTCCTGCCTTTTTTATTGGGATTATAACCTTTTGCGCTACCTTGTTGCTCTCCATATCTTGTAATAACTGTGCTATCAAAATCTATAGTTAAGTTGTCAACATCTAATTGCTTGAAAAACCAATGTTGCAACTTTGGAAATACTTCTGTATTGCGCTTTTGAGAAAACTTGCCAAAAAAACGACTATAGGTACTTTGTGAAGGCATACGATTCCATCCAAAAATTTCTTGCAATGCGCTATCATAACGTAACCAATCACAATGGATATAACGAGAGGCTCCTGTCCAAATACTCAACCAAAAAGCTTCAGTTATATGTGCAGGATTATAACCCGCATTAGAGCTTGGTTGAGGTAAATCTAATTGTGCTAGTTGTTCTCTAATTTCTGTTTGATCAATAAAACGCTTCATTAAGCTCATCCCTCCAAAAGGGGTGACTTTCTTACTTGAATACTCTATAGGGAGATTAACCATTTGGGTTATGTGTTAAATTCACTGTAAAGCTAATAATCGTAATCGTTTATACAAAATTTTAAATCATCTATTGCATAATTCAGGATAAACAACTTCATTACGGTCTGCGTTAATCGTTGCAGTATAAGGAGCAGTAAACACCGTTGATAAACTTGACTTACGATTTAAATCCAAACCAGTTAAGAGCTCTTTATTGGCAGAAAGTGTAATGGGTCTTTTACCTCTGACACCTACACCCTTTAGGTTAATGGTTTTAAAAATCTTGGTTAACTGGGAAGCCAATCTACTGCCACCCATTACTTGAAGTACACCACTCAAGGCGGTTCTTAATGCTTTACCTACTTTGGCTGAACCACCAAACTCGGCATTGTTCTCTCTGGTACGTTTGAAATTAGGGTCTGTTTGGATACGTTCCTTGGAAGGTCCTCCAGCCATCCTAGCTAGATACTCACCATTAGAAGTGTAAAAAGATACGCCCCCAATGTTCCCTACTAATTTAATTAATCCTTTTTGCTTGCTCATAATAAAAAGATTTATGTTCTGTAAAACATACAGAACTGGTTAAACAATAAATGCAAGCTTGGTGGTTGAAAACAATCTGATTAGTAGACAAGTGTTAACGTCTTGTTTTATAGAGAACTACAATAATGATGCAAAACGTATAAACAAAATGTTAAAGTTTGTTTGTTGGACAAAACAGAAATAATTATCTTTATGCTGTGATGGTGTAGAAAGGACGTTCATAAAAAACAATTTTTAGTGAAAAAGCTAATAGAAATAAGGGAATACCAGTAGAAAAAATGCGTAAGTGTGTTAGGTTATGTGTATCAATATAAAGATCAAGTTAACAACGTAAGGCTCTCGTATTCAGATAGTAATAA from the Polaribacter cellanae genome contains:
- a CDS encoding IS1380 family transposase, which encodes MVNLPIEYSSKKVTPFGGMSLMKRFIDQTEIREQLAQLDLPQPSSNAGYNPAHITEAFWLSIWTGASRYIHCDWLRYDSALQEIFGWNRMPSQSTYSRFFGKFSQKRNTEVFPKLQHWFFKQLDVDNLTIDFDSTVITRYGEQQGSAKGYNPNKKGRNSHHPLMAFVSQTRMVANAWLRPGNTADSSSCKEFMEETFNEALKDKRVGLVRADSGFYTQDLLDYLEGKQLNYIMAARMYPNIKNTVWSLDNWIELTKGIELNEMIFNHTDGKSRRYIVIKKKVEDRPKAAGKLLFDDLPGYRFSCYVTNLDLPLDQVWNIYNTRADCENRIKELKEDFGLDNFCLKNFWATEASFRFIMVAYNLMSLFRHFALNHHNRATLKTLKVYCFALGAWTVNHANRKVLKIALNTKKRPWMDGLFSQINNLSPPFVYS